In the Arachis hypogaea cultivar Tifrunner chromosome 20, arahy.Tifrunner.gnm2.J5K5, whole genome shotgun sequence genome, ttttctgaaaaagaaaattcaaatcgAAATTTATTGAGGATGTCAAAAATTACTTGTAAAATatgaaatatgaaatataaattgtaacgaataatataaatatttataacaaGTGGAATACAAAGATGAAtgagaaattaataaataaataaataagagaaattgaaagaaaatagaagaactaaagaaaaataaaacaataaataaattgaaattagacTCAAGATACTCTCACATGCACTTACATTTCATAATTTGTTTGGACATCAGTGTGACTTGAAGtcctctaatttttttaaatttttctatttaaagatAATAATATTGAGTTGCTAAATGCTTCTCTCTTTCCCACAATTTaattaccctttttttttttcagattttcacACACAGGTCAGAACCTTGCCTTGATCATGATAGACTTCGCTTTCCAAACTAGATCTTCCACGTTTTCTTCTTTACCTTGGTCACCAAGCATTTACCCCTACGATCTTTATTTACCATGATCTTAGTAATTACCCCACGTTTTATTAGCAAAATTTGACTCCATTCATTTTTCGACTCACACCATGCATACTCGACGTTTTGATTGTTGTAGTCAAAACTTATAAGTCGTCGAATTTTTGTGCAAACAGTAATATAATCAAAATTGATTTACACTTGTATTCAAATCAAAAATGTCGGGCGACCAATTTTTTATATAATCAAGTCCGACCATCATGTATATTAATGTGCTCTATTTTGCCttcttctttataaattttttttcttttttttctcattcttttttttattttttatttgattttatctcatattttttctcttccttcatcattatcattattatcttCTTCTTATATGTTTTCATTGTTGTTTGTATCttcttaattatataaatataaaaaatttaattgatcAATTAACTCAACCTCTGAACTAAAATCATTTTTGCTTAAAAAACAAaggaatttacaaaaaaaaaaaaagtactcaaattcaaatattttaaaatatttttaattataaaatattacacTTACACTTATTCCAATGAAGATGTTAttataagaaaaatttttaatgataaaatggTTTAACTAAAAGGTAAAGATCGACCAATGTTTTTTATGATTTAACTAAATGGTAGTAAGGTGAATTGCCTTACTAACAAATTCTGAAATTttgtaaatttataaaaaatttcttcctgaaaataaaaaaataaaataaaacaccaCTCAATCTCTGCTTCAATTCAGACTTTAATCCatcctaataaaattaaggtaaaaaattagatattcatAGATTTAAATCATATTGTCGTTTAGATTTAAAACTAACATTTTTTtgacatattaaaaaataataagagtaaTACTAAAACGTTAacagaaattttttaaataattaaactaaaaaaattagactgATAGCTAAAACTAccgataaaaataaattttatacacCCTTTAACTTTTCTCAAAAAGTAATTTGTGATCCCATATCTTTCACCTGCcgtcttctttaatttttaagaaGCACCCAAAAATAACACATGCATTATGGAAACAGAATGAAATTCtacataatattaataatatggtAAAATGATCCACCATGGAGTCAGGACCAAATTTGGTATTGGAGAGCGAAAACCATTTAAAACaagacaaaataaaccataaagatAAACACTTGTTATATATTATATGCACATCTCTTTGCTCTAACCATCCAAGTTTGGCCGTAAAGCTAATAAGATGACATAACTTTTTAgggaaaataaaattcaaattaaacagaACAACAACTAGATAAGTTCTTTAATCATCAAAAGCTTTAGCCGAGCCACATCATAATCTCCTCAGCTGCACGCTTGAAAGTTTCCTCCACTGTATTTGCGTCTGCAAATTGAAGTAAAGCCCTACTTGCCTGTAACATCATGGACATCCCAATTGAGTAAAGTTTACACATTTGCAATCTATTATgaaattagttattttaaaaatatatgtttattaaaaaaaacacataaataattatattcttaataagtttttttaagatttttttttaatttgtataaattttatattagtctttttttttttgttttatgttaaacttttttttttgtcagtaaAATCAAACTCTTGACTTTttattatagtaattttaataGTATATTATGATACCATTTATTCTAAAAGATTAAACTTATAAGAGaagaacataaataattatacGTTTAAAACAATGctcatatttattatatatatacgcTATGCTGATTAAGGTTATCTTGACAACCATTTAACTtagatttaatttattattagtataaaatcacttatcctaaaattttaaatgaataaGTAAATACTAAAAAGACATAATTGATTATATATCTAATATATTTTCTCAAATAAACATATTTTTGGGGGTTTAATGTCCAAACTCGCATATGTCCTTTTTGTTAGTGTGATGCTAAAAATTTGTCTTTTAGACTAACAAatatcaaacataaaattttagACCTTAGTTATGTAAAATCTGATACCACATGATCAAACTATTTATATATCTTGACCATGATTATTTATTAAAGAAATGGTAATGTATATAAAGTGTAGAGATGGAATTGGGAACTTACATGAGTAAGGACCATGTATCTATTGACATTATGATTGCACAAGATACTAGCAGAAATGACGTCAACCTTATGCTTCTGGAGCACAAAAGCAATGGTGGTGAAGAGACTAGGCTTCTTCTCTGCACATATGCTGAACTGTGCTTCCTCTCCACACATGTTCAGTACCACATTCTGTGAAGCCCAAGTCTTAAAAAACGGTGAATTATTTGCAACAGCAGCAGAAACATGTTGAGTGGCGGTTATAGTTAATGCATTATTATCTCTTGACAAGGATGATGAGTCGTAAGGGTTCCACTGAGGGTTGGTCACAGCAGATTCGCACGCAATTGGTGACACAGAGACAGAGAGAGATTGAATCCTCTGTCGCTTTTTTTTCTCGAGATTCTCAACCGTTTGTTGCAGAGTTTTGATGTGCCTCACTGCTTCATCCACAATGGATGACTTGTCTGCCTGCAAGGACATGCAAATCCATCAAAATCAGAATCATTCAAAACCAATTTTAACCATGTGCTAAAACAAATTGTTTACAATAGGATCATAAATAGGGCAAAATCTACAAACATTTTAACACATCAACTttacaaatatataaataaatttaacacaaataggcaattatttcaaaataaacacatatactttttttttttttacatatatgtatattttaaaacGAAACACACGgaatattttaacaaataaaaatacaaatattttttaatttatggattatattttgtaaaaaaaaattgaaattaaattttctaAACAGTATTGTCTTCATTTTCTATAATGACAATtcaattcttaatttttgtttatcCTCTACTTTGTTAATTTGTTGTTGATTAAAGAAAAATTAGTTCCGTAGAAAATTGATTTTAGAATTCGTATAATAACTGAAACGCTGGTAAATTCACATTGTTCGTGTTTTATATAGATAACACAACCCTAAAATTACCTTATAGGGATCATAGAAAATCTTAAAGATGGTAATAAAGTCAGAAAAATCTTTCAATtggattaaattttaaatctgatTGACAATATTTAatggtgttaaaaaataaatggtTTTATCGTATAATTATTTAATCTCTTTTTATAGGTTCATTTAAGAAAATAGAGTATATTACACAAGcaaaaaagtatttatttattgtattcatttttattattattagtatttttaaacctttcaaaaatttaagaacaaaatGTGTATTATACCTTAATTTTACTAAGAAATTGATTTAtctagatttttcaaaaaaaaaatattaaaaaatatttttattttaaatttagacaAATATGCAAATAATAATAGGGAGTCACTTAGTTAAAaacgtttaaattttttttaatatattttttagtaattaaaattcaatacatataattgattaaatcttgttatttttgttaaaattagatcAGACAAATTGATTTGGCCAAAAAATTGATGAACTAAATTTTGAaccgatttaaattaatattttttataaaaaataactacaatactcatattataaaaaatgataaaatactcttattatatattaatatatatattttaaaaaccctaaatcctaacacttctcttctctcAACGCTGTCATGAGATTAAGATTTAGggttttcaataaatttatatatatatatatatatatatatatatatatataataagaatattttaaccATTTTCTATAATAGtgatattatagttatttttattaaaaaaatattaatttaaattgatttaaaatttagttaatcGAATTTTTGGTCAAATCGGTTTATCCAATCTAATTATGACtaaaataatacgatttaatcgattacatatgttaaattttaattattaaaaaatatttttaaaaaaattttttagacgTTTTTTATCGAAATGActcccataataataataataataataatttttgtcaGAAAAAACCGAAAGAAACACACCCTTTTATTGTAGAACAACTTTTATATGTGAAAATTTTATGACTGTGTtacgttgattttaattattatcCAAAAGATcatcaaatatttatttttattcaaattttcaataatatttaattcttttagaaaaaaaaaattcagcttttcaattaatttttaattcccCTCTAATTAATAAAGGAAGAAGAATACATGGAAAATGGCAGAAGGATTTCTGTCCTTTCTACATTCCTAATTGTCCAATTTGGAAAAAGATACAGATCCAGCTGATACATGACAAAGCTAAACTTAATGGGAGAAAAGAAATatatagattaattaaaaataaaaagaaaaagagatagagaaattaaatacacacacacacacatatatatatatatatatatatatatatcgatcTAAATTTAGCCGAAGGAAAGATAACCATGAGAAGCTTGATGGAAAAGCATTCACAAACAAAAGAGATGAAAATTTTATATGTTCTGAGAgtaaaacaaaaattttggtatatATCATTCATGCATGGTATAACATATTCACTGTTACATAAAAAACTACACAAGAAAGTGAGAGAATAATAATCTACCAAAATTGATATGTTAAAAGCTTAAAATGGTATAAACTTTTTATCTTAATTAGAACATGCAAAATttgtttactattttatttttattattttttaaattaatcaatcTGATAGGAAAAATTGAAGTTGAATAATTATTTTACCTTAGGAGGAAGTTGAGGAAGCATAGCATGAAGATTAGCAAACATGTCCCTCATTTTCTTCCTTCGTTCTCTCTCTGTCCATATATGGAGATCATGATCATTACCATCATTCTTCATAGGCCTCTTGCCATCTTCGTCAGCTCGGCGTCGCTTCTTGTTGCTTGTAACCGGCATCGTtaattcttcatttttcttctctATTTCTCCCTGTGTGAGGTGGTTGGTAGGAGCTGGTGGCAGAGGAGGCATTTCTATATGTAGGTTCTCTTTGGTTTCTCTTTGACCTAAGTTATCAAAATTTGAGACATCCCATGGTTGGTTATCCCAAAAGAATCCTATGTCATTAGGGTCTTGATTCTCAACACTCATGGCCATAGTAAGAGACAGACTAGAGAGAGTGTCTATGTGTgtggggggagagagagaaagagtgatTGTGAGAAACTTAGCAATGAAGAGAGGGAGATACGTTTATATAAAGATGGTAGTGGCATTGGCAGAATTAAGTTTAAGCTATGTAGAAGGAAAAAATGCATAGTACTAAAATTATTCATGAAAGATTATATTGTTGACAGAATTATtaatacaagaaaaaaaatttaatcaatatGTTTAGAAGATTCCATTCattaattaaatcaatttatacaaaaagtaattttttttgtcatgataTGTATAATTTTCATGAACAATTTAATTCTTTtgatctttcttttaaatttagtatttttttttattagaaatgtaattatttatgtgtttttttcTGTTAACTTAAACTTTTAGAATATGTAATTTCATGACATGATATCAGAGTTTTTATGATCTAAAGATTTAAAGTTCGAAAAAACTTTAGCATatgacaaataaaaagaaaaaaattgtacgTGCAGAAaattcattcaaattcaaaaagaaattCTTGTTGTGCTAAATATATAATCATTCATGTGCCTTCTTTTATCGTCttaaatttttgagaaaaataattttgtaataattttcttccctttttaaaatgagatacaaaataaatcttattcatttaaattttattatacttcatctaattaataataaaagaagatGATTCATTTTGGTGTATTAAAAACAATTAATAAtggaaaaagtataggtagacaatgagaatactaaataatgtgaacaatagatatgtcggatgttcaattcactaggtgtgcAGATGGTTATCCCAATGTTAGAGTTTAAGAGATAATTTAGAaatggaatatttttttattttattggatcaattctaaaatctattatttatatttaaaaaagtatAGATAACCAGCAACTAAAAGAATAAGTAAGAGAAAATGAAGTGAAATTGGCAATGTAACAACAAACCAAAATACAATCATAAGGTAATTGCAGTCATTATTGTGTATAACAGATACTTCTTTTGTCATCATTAAACTCATCAAGTGAGAGCCTACTTTTTGCAAAAAAAACCTTCACagaaaaacataatttaaaatcattaaatgtaaaatcatcaaaactaaattttgtaataatttataattaagacATCATTTTCAATTATAATGCATGATATTTTGTATTAATAGTGGTTTGTGGTACAAATTTTACTGTGTGCCAAATACAAAagctggttttctatttttttaaaaaaaaattattatctatttCATAGGTACGCGTGTACACGCGTACATCCACATTcgcatttatataaatataaaaaattaattaccattAATTACAATTCGTATAtaaatgtatattaaaatatGACTGATTAATGATTatacatttatatttataattaaatttcatAAGTAATATAATCTGAATTGATTTACACATATAAtcaaattttacaaaatataataaaattagttttatattataaataattaaaattttaataaaagtataaaaatataatatatagttcatttt is a window encoding:
- the LOC112783788 gene encoding transcription factor bHLH95, giving the protein MAMSVENQDPNDIGFFWDNQPWDVSNFDNLGQRETKENLHIEMPPLPPAPTNHLTQGEIEKKNEELTMPVTSNKKRRRADEDGKRPMKNDGNDHDLHIWTERERRKKMRDMFANLHAMLPQLPPKADKSSIVDEAVRHIKTLQQTVENLEKKKRQRIQSLSVSVSPIACESAVTNPQWNPYDSSSLSRDNNALTITATQHVSAAVANNSPFFKTWASQNVVLNMCGEEAQFSICAEKKPSLFTTIAFVLQKHKVDVISASILCNHNVNRYMVLTHASRALLQFADANTVEETFKRAAEEIMMWLG